One part of the Saprospiraceae bacterium genome encodes these proteins:
- a CDS encoding HAMP domain-containing histidine kinase, with amino-acid sequence MEFKRFEWKIIKRLILLIITCLGGSWLVIQGYYIYLLIPLAIFIYQIYDFYIFNRKAYDEIATYVEAVHYRDFSRHFNVKEAPNELKTLREGFNEINDTIKDITLEKETHFQYLQKVLEIIDTGIISYKEPDGEIIWLNETLKRMLQVPYLRTIHSLEKRNETLYNKIIFIKSGQQEIVKLSEGLKELKVLINSTSFIMQDQRYKLVAIQNINEAIDETEANAWQKLLSVMTHEIMNSVAPIASLADTLKSRLMQEGKGNLDKEDLSLGMDTIKKRSEGLLKFAQTYRNLNKITQPQIKTFQVSELFGTMYNLMNPTMEEKNIDLDITLKDPNLQLSADPNLIEQVIINLLLNAKDAVQGEDKAMIELSAMEENHKLVIKIRDNGKGISPEVLDKIFVPFFSTKSNGSGIGLSLSKQIMLLHKGNIHVASKEGTGTSFQLVFPKTYEPVGDRKVVSALQ; translated from the coding sequence ATGGAGTTTAAGAGATTTGAATGGAAAATAATCAAGCGGCTGATCCTGCTGATAATTACTTGCCTCGGCGGGTCCTGGCTGGTCATCCAAGGTTATTACATTTATTTACTCATTCCCCTGGCCATATTTATTTATCAGATCTATGACTTTTATATTTTTAACCGCAAAGCTTATGATGAGATAGCCACTTATGTAGAGGCAGTTCATTATAGAGATTTTTCCAGGCATTTTAATGTAAAAGAAGCCCCCAATGAACTGAAGACACTTCGTGAAGGCTTCAATGAAATAAATGATACCATCAAAGACATCACCCTCGAAAAAGAAACCCACTTTCAATACTTGCAAAAAGTACTGGAGATCATTGATACCGGCATCATCTCATATAAGGAACCTGATGGCGAAATTATCTGGCTCAACGAGACGCTCAAGCGAATGCTACAGGTACCTTATCTGCGCACCATTCATTCTCTTGAAAAAAGAAACGAAACCTTATATAACAAGATTATTTTCATAAAATCGGGCCAACAGGAAATCGTAAAATTGAGCGAGGGTCTCAAAGAGTTAAAGGTTTTGATTAATTCCACTTCGTTTATCATGCAAGATCAGCGGTATAAACTGGTCGCCATACAAAATATCAATGAAGCCATCGATGAAACCGAAGCCAATGCCTGGCAAAAACTATTGAGTGTCATGACTCACGAAATCATGAATAGTGTAGCTCCTATCGCTTCGCTGGCAGATACACTAAAGTCGAGGCTTATGCAGGAAGGCAAAGGAAATCTGGATAAAGAAGACCTTTCTTTAGGAATGGATACTATTAAAAAAAGAAGTGAAGGTCTATTAAAGTTTGCCCAAACTTATAGAAATCTCAACAAAATAACTCAACCTCAGATCAAAACTTTCCAGGTAAGCGAATTGTTCGGCACGATGTATAATCTGATGAATCCTACCATGGAAGAAAAAAATATAGACCTGGATATCACGCTCAAAGATCCTAACTTACAACTGTCAGCCGATCCAAATCTTATCGAACAAGTTATTATCAATTTATTACTCAACGCCAAGGATGCGGTACAAGGCGAAGACAAAGCCATGATAGAACTTTCTGCCATGGAAGAAAATCATAAGCTGGTGATTAAAATCAGAGATAATGGCAAGGGTATATCTCCTGAAGTTTTGGATAAAATATTTGTGCCCTTTTTTAGTACCAAAAGCAATGGAAGTGGCATCGGTCTGAGCCTTTCAAAACAAATCATGCTCCTTCACAAAGGCAATATCCATGTAGCCTCCAAGGAAGGTACAGGCACCTCCTTTCAATTAGTTTTTCCTAAAACATATGAACCCGTCGGTGATCGCAAAGTAGTTAGCGCACTTCAATAA
- a CDS encoding sigma-54-dependent Fis family transcriptional regulator, with translation MKLRESNILVVDDDPDVLTAVRLLLKPLVKSIEFSRYPDEIKSLLKQKVFDIILLDMNFKSGIQSGNEGIFWLREIKKIAPDSCVILITAYGDIDLAVRSLKEGAEDFILKPWQNEKLIESLHDAFKKQLKNIQPSIAPEITLLGESSLMKDLMLKVSKVAPTDANILILGENGSGKDVLANQIHYYSNRADKPFVKVDLGALTESLFESELFGHKKGSFTDAKEDRIGRIEAAQGGTLFLDEIGNINLNQQAKLLSVIQNRHITRIGSNVPSQVDIRLICATNLPLSELANEHRFRRDLLYRINTVDLTLPSLRDRGSDIELLAKHFLQVYSAKYLKHDLKLGSSAINKLMEYSFPGNIRELQYTIERAVILCDKTELTASEIIFSNLETSSVLKDKDDMNLSAVEKNTVIRVLEKHNGNITQAAKELGITRTALYRRLNKYEI, from the coding sequence ATGAAGCTCCGCGAAAGCAATATACTAGTAGTAGATGATGATCCAGATGTGCTTACCGCAGTTAGGTTATTGCTAAAGCCATTGGTCAAATCTATAGAGTTCAGTAGATATCCTGATGAGATCAAATCCTTGCTTAAGCAAAAAGTTTTTGACATTATCTTATTGGATATGAATTTTAAGAGTGGTATTCAGTCTGGCAATGAAGGTATCTTTTGGCTGCGGGAAATTAAAAAAATAGCCCCTGACTCCTGCGTGATCCTCATTACCGCCTATGGAGATATAGATTTAGCAGTGCGTTCGCTTAAAGAAGGAGCTGAAGATTTTATTCTAAAGCCCTGGCAAAATGAAAAACTCATTGAAAGCCTGCATGATGCCTTCAAAAAACAATTAAAAAATATCCAACCTTCGATAGCACCTGAAATCACACTGCTTGGCGAGTCCAGTCTTATGAAAGATTTGATGCTCAAAGTGTCTAAAGTAGCTCCAACAGATGCAAATATTTTGATCCTGGGAGAAAATGGATCTGGCAAAGATGTACTCGCGAATCAAATTCACTATTATTCGAACAGAGCAGATAAACCATTCGTCAAAGTAGATCTTGGAGCACTCACTGAATCTTTATTTGAAAGCGAATTATTTGGGCACAAAAAAGGCTCTTTCACCGATGCCAAAGAAGATCGAATAGGGAGGATTGAAGCCGCTCAGGGAGGAACCTTGTTTTTAGATGAAATAGGCAATATCAATCTCAATCAACAAGCCAAACTTCTCTCAGTTATTCAAAACAGGCATATCACCCGAATAGGCTCCAATGTACCGAGCCAGGTTGATATCCGATTGATCTGTGCGACTAATCTACCGCTTTCGGAATTGGCCAACGAACATCGCTTCCGACGAGATTTATTATATCGAATCAATACGGTAGACTTGACGCTTCCATCGCTTAGAGATCGGGGTAGCGACATCGAACTTTTAGCCAAACACTTCCTTCAAGTCTATAGTGCCAAGTATCTAAAGCACGACCTTAAGTTAGGGTCTTCTGCCATCAATAAACTTATGGAATATTCCTTTCCAGGCAACATTCGTGAATTACAATATACGATTGAGCGAGCAGTTATATTATGTGATAAGACTGAATTGACTGCCTCAGAAATTATTTTTTCCAACCTGGAGACTTCATCTGTACTCAAAGACAAGGATGATATGAACCTGAGTGCTGTAGAAAAAAATACGGTCATCAGAGTGTTGGAGAAACACAATGGCAATATCACTCAAGCCGCTAAAGAATTAGGCATCACCCGGACCGCATTGTATAGGCGGCTTAATAAATATGAGATCTGA
- a CDS encoding ABC transporter permease has translation MIKNYFKIALRNLWKFKGFSLINIFGLSMGLACFVLIAMYVADELSYDRYNEKVDRIFRINSDIRFGGTDLNMAVSADPMGAVLKKDYPQVEEYARLYSSSGSRLIKKGDEYINEDRITYADSTFLKVFTMPVLAGDSKNFLNEPNTVAITETIARKYFGDVQGAIGKTIETSGANPTLFKVTTVLADMPHNSHFIYDFLFSMANVDYDFGNFLNHNFHTYVLLKPGTDYQLFNKNFDQVINKYILPQAKQYMQIESMEDFAKSGNMLKYSLFPIKDIHLHSSRTVELGVNGNIQYVYIFSAVALFILLIACINFMNLSTARSAGRAKEVGIRKVLGTEKKALIGQFLTESTLMAFISTLLAISIIWISMPWFNTMAGKQLEFTILFKPQYILFLFSLPIVIGILAGSYPAFYLSAFQPISVLKGKLNAGSKKNGLRNFLVVFQFATSIILIIGTIIVYQQLKFIQNTNLGFNKDQVLVVNNPGIRGENREVFKNEIAKLSGIKSASFAGYLPVSNSSRNDNTFSPDAVMNEKNGFNMQSWSVDYDYIPTLGMEIIKGRNFSKEYGSDSAAIIINESTAAVLGPDEPIGKYLYTNDGGSPNSTTALQIIGVVKNFHYESLRKNVGPLSMRLGNNRWASAYRVDTKDINQLVKNIELKYKEMAPGMPFSYQFLDDSFDEMYREDQRIGQVSLNFAFLAILIACMGLLGLATYTMEQRTKEIGVRKVLGATVANIVKMLSKDFLMLVSISIVIAVPIAWFGMYKWLQEFAFRMDMSIWIFVAAGVVALLIALITVSFQAIKAALMNPIKSLRTE, from the coding sequence ATGATAAAAAATTATTTTAAAATCGCTTTACGAAACCTTTGGAAGTTCAAAGGGTTTTCGCTGATCAATATTTTTGGTTTGTCCATGGGGCTTGCCTGCTTCGTGTTGATAGCGATGTATGTCGCGGATGAGTTGAGTTACGACCGTTATAATGAAAAAGTCGATCGTATATTCAGGATTAATTCTGATATACGCTTTGGCGGAACAGATCTGAATATGGCCGTGAGTGCTGATCCGATGGGGGCGGTGCTGAAAAAGGATTATCCTCAGGTCGAAGAGTATGCAAGACTATATAGTTCGAGTGGATCAAGGTTGATTAAAAAAGGCGATGAGTACATCAATGAAGATCGGATCACGTATGCAGACTCTACGTTTTTAAAAGTTTTCACCATGCCTGTCCTTGCCGGGGACTCAAAAAACTTTTTAAATGAACCCAATACTGTAGCGATTACTGAGACAATAGCCAGAAAATATTTTGGAGATGTACAAGGAGCTATTGGGAAAACCATAGAAACTTCAGGGGCTAATCCGACCCTTTTTAAAGTGACTACTGTGTTGGCAGACATGCCTCACAACTCCCATTTTATATATGATTTTCTTTTTTCCATGGCAAATGTTGACTATGACTTTGGAAACTTTCTCAACCATAATTTCCATACTTACGTACTACTGAAGCCAGGCACGGACTACCAATTATTTAATAAAAACTTTGACCAGGTAATTAATAAATATATACTGCCCCAGGCCAAGCAATATATGCAAATTGAATCGATGGAGGATTTTGCTAAAAGTGGCAATATGCTGAAATATTCTTTGTTTCCAATTAAGGACATTCATCTTCATTCCTCCAGAACGGTAGAATTAGGAGTAAATGGCAATATTCAATACGTATATATATTCTCCGCAGTTGCTTTATTCATCTTGTTGATAGCTTGTATTAATTTTATGAATTTATCGACGGCTCGTTCGGCTGGAAGGGCTAAAGAAGTTGGCATCAGGAAAGTACTGGGTACTGAAAAAAAAGCTTTAATCGGACAATTTCTTACAGAGTCTACCCTGATGGCTTTCATTTCTACCTTGCTGGCGATATCAATTATATGGATTTCAATGCCATGGTTTAATACTATGGCTGGCAAACAATTGGAGTTTACAATTTTATTTAAACCTCAATACATCTTGTTTTTATTTTCACTTCCTATCGTAATTGGAATTTTAGCTGGCAGTTACCCGGCATTTTATTTATCTGCCTTTCAGCCGATTTCTGTCCTCAAAGGGAAACTCAATGCAGGTTCAAAAAAGAATGGGCTTCGCAATTTTCTGGTAGTATTTCAGTTTGCAACTTCTATCATTTTGATCATCGGGACCATCATTGTATATCAACAGTTAAAATTTATTCAGAATACAAACCTTGGTTTTAATAAAGACCAGGTCCTTGTAGTCAATAACCCTGGAATAAGAGGAGAAAATCGAGAAGTGTTTAAAAATGAAATTGCAAAATTGAGTGGAATTAAATCTGCTTCTTTTGCAGGATATTTGCCTGTGAGCAATTCATCACGCAATGACAATACTTTTTCACCGGACGCGGTGATGAATGAAAAAAATGGCTTTAATATGCAATCGTGGTCCGTGGATTACGATTATATTCCCACTTTAGGGATGGAAATAATTAAAGGAAGAAATTTTTCTAAAGAATATGGCTCTGATTCCGCTGCTATTATCATCAATGAGTCGACCGCGGCTGTCTTAGGACCGGATGAACCAATCGGAAAATATTTATACACCAATGACGGAGGTAGCCCTAATAGTACTACGGCACTTCAAATTATAGGGGTGGTTAAAAATTTTCACTATGAGTCTTTACGTAAAAATGTAGGACCCTTGAGTATGCGACTGGGAAACAATCGTTGGGCTTCGGCCTATCGGGTCGATACCAAGGATATCAACCAGCTTGTAAAAAATATTGAACTAAAATACAAAGAAATGGCACCCGGCATGCCTTTTAGCTACCAATTTCTAGATGACTCTTTTGATGAAATGTACAGGGAAGATCAAAGGATTGGTCAAGTGTCATTAAATTTTGCTTTTTTGGCCATACTCATTGCTTGTATGGGCTTATTGGGTCTGGCTACTTATACGATGGAACAACGGACAAAAGAAATTGGAGTGCGCAAGGTATTGGGAGCTACAGTAGCTAATATCGTCAAAATGTTGTCCAAAGATTTTCTAATGCTAGTATCGATCTCCATTGTTATAGCCGTGCCTATTGCCTGGTTTGGGATGTATAAGTGGTTGCAAGAGTTTGCTTTTCGAATGGACATGAGTATCTGGATTTTTGTAGCGGCAGGAGTAGTAGCCTTATTGATCGCATTAATTACCGTGAGTTTCCAGGCTATCAAAGCAGCTTTAATGAATCCAATAAAATCACTTCGTACCGAATAA
- a CDS encoding HlyD family efflux transporter periplasmic adaptor subunit gives MDRPIEKKTWTTKRILGIIGVLALAGLIYMAVKSSSGKSKLNVETERLMISEVTEGPFKEFIPINGVVMPITTIYLDALEGGRVEEKYVEDGAMMKKGQPILRLSNTDLELTLANQETSVFDVLTQMQNTKNNAEQNTIRQLNQMAEVTNALEEAKRLYDLNKKLFDQKAIGLQDFKSSENMYNYQVRRKNLTEQILSQDSISIKTQLAQMQESYSRMQNALQLMRRKVGDLIVRAPVDGQLTSLDAEIGQSKQKGESLGRLDVLSGFKVRADIDEHYISRIYTDLEGDFPFAGKQYFLVIKKVYTQVTNGRFQVDMEFKGEVPPGIRRGQTFQVGLALGSESIVTLVPKGGFFQTTGGNWIFKLNENGTMAFKQDITLGRQNPNNYEVLSGLMPGDKVVTNSYETYGKMEELVLVK, from the coding sequence GTGGATAGACCAATAGAAAAAAAGACCTGGACGACAAAACGAATACTTGGGATTATAGGAGTGCTTGCCCTCGCTGGCTTAATATACATGGCAGTAAAGTCATCTTCTGGCAAATCTAAACTCAATGTAGAGACAGAAAGACTGATGATCAGCGAGGTTACTGAAGGTCCCTTTAAAGAATTTATACCCATCAATGGAGTCGTCATGCCAATCACTACTATCTACCTCGATGCTTTAGAAGGAGGTAGGGTAGAAGAGAAATATGTTGAGGATGGAGCTATGATGAAAAAAGGGCAACCTATATTAAGATTAAGCAATACAGATCTGGAGTTGACTTTGGCCAATCAGGAGACTTCCGTGTTTGATGTATTGACTCAAATGCAAAATACCAAAAACAATGCTGAACAAAATACAATTCGCCAACTCAACCAGATGGCCGAAGTGACCAATGCATTGGAAGAGGCCAAGCGATTGTATGACCTAAACAAAAAACTATTCGATCAAAAAGCAATTGGTCTGCAGGATTTTAAATCTTCGGAGAATATGTATAACTATCAGGTGAGGAGGAAAAATCTTACAGAGCAAATCCTTTCACAAGACAGTATTTCTATTAAAACACAGCTAGCACAGATGCAAGAATCTTATTCACGTATGCAGAATGCGTTACAGCTCATGCGTCGAAAAGTAGGTGATCTTATCGTACGAGCGCCAGTCGATGGACAACTCACTTCGTTGGATGCAGAGATCGGACAGTCTAAACAGAAAGGCGAAAGTCTGGGCAGACTCGATGTATTAAGTGGTTTTAAAGTGAGGGCGGACATCGACGAACATTATATCTCCCGGATTTATACTGATCTCGAAGGGGACTTTCCATTTGCTGGAAAACAATATTTTTTGGTGATTAAAAAAGTATATACCCAGGTGACCAATGGCAGATTCCAGGTAGATATGGAGTTTAAAGGTGAAGTTCCTCCGGGCATCAGAAGAGGACAGACCTTCCAGGTAGGATTGGCGCTGGGATCAGAATCTATAGTGACCCTGGTACCCAAAGGAGGTTTTTTTCAAACGACCGGCGGCAACTGGATTTTTAAATTAAATGAAAATGGAACAATGGCATTTAAACAAGATATTACCCTGGGTCGGCAAAATCCTAATAATTATGAAGTGTTGAGTGGATTAATGCCTGGTGATAAAGTGGTGACGAATAGTTATGAGACTTATGGTAAGATGGAGGAGTTGGTGTTGGTGAAGTAG
- a CDS encoding ABC transporter ATP-binding protein, whose translation MIKITDLEKTYRTEEVETIALNKVSFEVKSGEFIAIMGPSGCGKSTLLNILGLLDDMDSGSYLFDGIEVAKFNERKRADLRKHNIGFVFQSFNLIDELSVFENVELPLIYTGVKSDERKRRVETVLDKMQIMHRRNHFPQQLSGGQQQRVAVARAVVNNPKLILADEPTGNLDSSNGNEVMQLLTDLNEQGTTIIMVTHSEHDARYSHRIVRMLDGRTVMENILV comes from the coding sequence ATGATCAAAATAACTGACTTAGAAAAAACCTACCGTACAGAAGAGGTAGAGACCATTGCTCTCAATAAGGTGAGCTTTGAAGTAAAGTCCGGCGAATTCATCGCGATTATGGGACCCAGCGGTTGTGGCAAGTCGACGCTACTCAATATCCTAGGATTACTTGATGACATGGATAGCGGTTCCTATTTATTTGATGGTATCGAAGTGGCCAAATTTAATGAGCGCAAGAGAGCTGATCTTAGGAAGCACAATATTGGATTTGTGTTTCAGAGTTTCAACCTCATTGACGAATTAAGTGTATTCGAAAATGTCGAGTTGCCATTGATTTACACCGGCGTAAAATCTGATGAGCGCAAGCGAAGAGTGGAGACCGTCCTGGACAAAATGCAGATCATGCACCGACGCAATCACTTTCCGCAACAACTCTCCGGAGGGCAGCAACAACGTGTCGCGGTAGCTCGTGCAGTGGTTAACAATCCAAAACTGATATTAGCGGATGAGCCTACCGGAAACCTTGACTCCAGCAATGGTAACGAAGTGATGCAATTATTGACTGATCTAAATGAGCAGGGTACAACCATCATCATGGTGACGCATTCCGAGCATGATGCAAGATACAGCCATCGGATCGTACGTATGTTGGATGGCAGGACTGTGATGGAGAATATCCTGGTTTAA